A genome region from Sebastes umbrosus isolate fSebUmb1 chromosome 22, fSebUmb1.pri, whole genome shotgun sequence includes the following:
- the rnaseka gene encoding ribonuclease kappa-A isoform X2: MRGLICGPKLAACGMVLSIWGVIMLAMLGIFFTTHSAILIEDVSVTVNETFKDTNPPQMIYAAYNKVGYNCFIAAGIYVVVGAFSCCQIKLNRQKEYLVH; the protein is encoded by the exons ATGAGAGGGCTGATCTGTGGACCTAAACTGGCCGCCTGCGGCATGGTGCTGAGCATATGGGGAGTTATCATGCTG gCCATGTTGGGGATTTTCTTCACCACACATTCAGCAATATTGATTGAAGATGTTTCTGTGACCGTTAACGAGACCTTCAAAGA TACGAACCCTCCTCAGATGATCTACGCGGCGTACAACAAGGTGGGCTACAACTGCTTCATAGCGGCTGGTATCTACGTCGTGGTTGGAGCTTTCTCCTGCTGCCAGATAAAGCTCAACAGACAGAAG GAGTACCTGGTGCACTAG
- the rnaseka gene encoding ribonuclease kappa-A isoform X1, with the protein MRGLICGPKLAACGMVLSIWGVIMLAMLGIFFTTHSAILIEDVSVTVNETFKDTNPPQMIYAAYNKVGYNCFIAAGIYVVVGAFSCCQIKLNRQKELKVLGD; encoded by the exons ATGAGAGGGCTGATCTGTGGACCTAAACTGGCCGCCTGCGGCATGGTGCTGAGCATATGGGGAGTTATCATGCTG gCCATGTTGGGGATTTTCTTCACCACACATTCAGCAATATTGATTGAAGATGTTTCTGTGACCGTTAACGAGACCTTCAAAGA TACGAACCCTCCTCAGATGATCTACGCGGCGTACAACAAGGTGGGCTACAACTGCTTCATAGCGGCTGGTATCTACGTCGTGGTTGGAGCTTTCTCCTGCTGCCAGATAAAGCTCAACAGACAGAAG gAGCTAAAGGTGCTCGGAGACTGA
- the si:dkey-6n21.12 gene encoding schwannomin-interacting protein 1 gives MEGEKERQRQQQREDEKESNEAEDDRRSDEDADNEEEEEDEEDSEGAALVWQEGYGEDNLGLPIMHWEALSLRIAELEKQEEEKKEKRAKSGVSLERGRAPVSWTEERGRRSESWEDGDDACNSHVLALTSRLQTQMNLQLCFINNSESEEEEGEKEGGISEKESRRGTVQVQKNPQPAAKPEKPRTRGFRNTLRNLRDRLRTDHKTLAAAHSEPVVKRRHVDRSDLQNFSIKDLNALHTSLSKTIQDLSSDLVGRLQVRDQLRTEQDAMLLEVQDLTSL, from the exons atggagggagagaaggagcgacagaggcagcagcagcgggaagatgagaaggagagcAACGAGGCCGAAGACGACAGGAGGAGCGACGAGGACGCCgacaacgaggaggaggaggaggacgaagaagaTTCAGAGGGCGCCGCGCTGGTCTGGCAGGAAGGCTACGGCGAGGACAATCTGGGCCTTCCCATCATGCACTGGGAGGCGCTGAGCCTGCGCATCGCTGAGCTGGAGaagcaggaagaggagaaaaaagagaagagggCAAAG AGTGGAGTTTCTCTGGAGCGAGGCAGAGCTCCAGTGAGCTGgacggaggagagagggaggagatcAGAGAGCTGGGAGGACGGAGACGACGCCTGCAACAGCCACGTGCTGGCACTCACCTCccg CCTGCAGACTCAGATGAATCTCCAGCTCTGCTTCATCAACAACAGTgaaagtgaggaagaggagggcgagaaggagggagggataaGCGAGAAGGAAAGCAGG agaGGGACGGTCCAGGTCCAGAAGAACCCTCAGCCTGCTGCCAAGCCAGAGAAACCCAGAACCAGAGGCTTCAGGAACACTCTGAGGAACCTGAGAGACCGGCTGAGAACCGACCACAAGACTCTG gcTGCAGCTCACAGTGAACCAGTGGTCAAGAGGAGACATGTGGATCGCAGTGATTTACAGAACTTCAGCATTAAGGACCTGAACGCTCTTCATACGTCTCTCAGCAAGACTATACAAG ACCTGAGCTCAGACCTGGTGGGTCGCCTGCAGGTCCGAGACCAGCTGAGGACGGAGCAGGACGCCATGCTGCTGGAGGTCCAGGACCTGACGTCGCTGTGA
- the si:dkey-6n21.13 gene encoding P2Y purinoceptor 3, which produces MSSRGGLLPNISVLNDLLTTTLPPSCSIDESYKYIFLPICYSFTFLFSITLNSVILYRSFRRTKRWNASLIYMVNLASTDFMYGLSLPFLVASYVMRDRWVFGDFMCRLVRFLFYFNLYCSIFFLTCISVHRYLGICHPMKVITLETKKAVKCTCVLVWIVVFALTCPIFRFAQTGHLTRSGGLGGNASSVDNPSHEVSSMNASYGNTLGVNEEYQNCWDDAIDKEFPDYVPYGIILHVLGFFLPFSIIAWCYSHVVLTIFKTLHSQPSSCRARRDGGHEGLERRSPAILVRGRRGSNGLSRTLGRDEGMSIFLGAHSPYANRRRKSIRTIITITLLFALCFFPFHVTRTIFLLLKVTKGVPCHTMTMVSMCYKITRPLASFNAWLNALLYFLTKDKGGAHCCQAVNTTTAATATTPTQQHGGLLLPLRMMGKGEDAEEGEDRIDNKENKAFHSPLYMSRAKVRYIVE; this is translated from the coding sequence ATGTCATCCAGAGGTGGACTTCTTCCCAACATCTCGGTACTCAATGACTTACTCACGACCACTCTACCTCCGTCTTGCAGCATAGACGAGTCCTACAAGTACATCTTCCTCCCAATCTGTTACTCCTTCACCTTCCTCTTCAGCATCACCCTCAACTCCGTCATCCTGTACCGCTCCTTCCGCCGCACCAAGCGCTGGAACGCCTCCCTGATCTACATGGTGAACCTGGCCTCCACGGACTTCATGTACGGCCTGTCGCTGCCGTTCCTCGTGGCCAGTTACGTCATGCGCGACCGCTGGGTCTTCGGAGACTTCATGTGCCGCCTGGTCCGCTTCCTCTTCTACTTCAACCTCTACTGCTCCATCTTCTTCCTCACTTGCATCTCCGTCCACAGGTACCTCGGCATCTGCCACCCGATGAAAGTCATCACGCTGGAGACCAAGAAGGCCGTCAAGTGCACATGTGTTCTGGTTTGGATCGTGGTGTTTGCGTTGACCTGCCCCATCTTCCGGTTTGCTCAGACTGGTCATTTGACGAGATCGGGAGGGCTTGGCGGCAACGCGAGCAGCGTCGACAACCCAAGCCACGAGGTATCGTCAATGAACGCCAGCTACGGCAACACGTTAGGGGTAAATGAGGAGTACCAGAACTGTTGGGACGACGCCATAGATAAGGAGTTTCCTGATTACGTACCCTACGGCATCATACTCCATGTGCTGGgcttttttctgcctttttccaTAATCGCTTGGTGTTACTCTCACGTCGTTCTGACCATATTTAAGACTCTGCACTCTCAGCCCTCATCCTGCAGAGCTCGGAGAGACGGAGGACACGAAGGACTAGAGAGACGTAGCCCTGCGATACTCgtaagaggaagaagaggaagcaaCGGCCTGTCGAGGACGCTGGGAAGAGACGAAGGGATGTCCATTTTTCTCGGAGCCCACTCCCCTTACGCCAATCGCAGACGTAAATCCATCAgaaccatcatcaccatcaccctTCTCTTCGCTCTGTGTTTCTTCCCCTTCCACGTTACCAGAACCATCTTCCTCCTGCTGAAAGTGACCAAAGGCGTCCCGTGTCACACCATGACCATGGTCTCCATGTGCTACAAGATCACGAGGCCTTTGGCGTCGTTCAACGCGTGGCTCAACGCCCTCCTCTACTTCCTGACTAAAGACAAGGGCGGAGCTCACTGCTGCCAGGCGGTGAacaccaccaccgccgccaccgccaccacccCCACACAGCAACACGGCGGGCTCCTGTTGCCGCTGAGGATGATGGGAAAAGGAGAGGACGCAGAGGAGGGTGAAGACAGGATTGACAATAAGGAGAATAAAGCGTTTCACAGTCCATTGTACATGAGCAGAGCAAAAGTCAGATATATAGTTGAGTAA
- the zgc:92664 gene encoding chromatin complexes subunit BAP18 isoform X1: protein MTSASTKVGEIFSAAGAAFTKLGELTMQLHPVADSSPAGSHPPSSGQTKSTVKRKLYEDGAPTAVSSDGPKKVVKKTIAAVAVATQGTPTIITVPAAQVVVAAGLQGSPSRQPALKKQKTADVTLSALNDSDVNSDLVDIEGLGEGSNSKKLNNFDQDNLNLDSSLIMNPGDLPLLSR from the exons ATGACCTCAGCTTCCACTAAA GTTGGGGAGATATTCTCTGCAGCTGGAGCTGCCTTCACCAAATTAGGAGAGCTCACCATGCAGCTTCACCCAGTGGCCGACTCCAGTCCTGCAGG CTCCCATCCTCCCTCCAGCGGTCAGACCAAGAGCACGGTGAAGAGGAAGCTGTATGAAGACGGAGCTCCAACCGCCGTCTCCTCCGATGGGCCCAAGAAGGTCGTCAAGAAAACCATCGCTGCTGTTGCCGTGGCAACACAGGGCACTCCGACCATCATCACCGTGCCCGCGGCTCAGGTCGTCGTAGCGGCGGGACTACAGGGTTCCCCCTCCAGGCAGCCCGCCCTGAAGAAACAGAAGACTGCGG atgtgacCCTCAGTGCTCTCAACGACTCAGATGTCAACAGTGACCTGGTGGACATCGAGGGACTGGGTGAAGGATCCAACTCCAAAAAACTCAACAACTTTGATCAAG ATAACCTGAACCTGGACTCGAGCCTCATCATGAATCCCGGTGACCTTCCTCTACTCTCCCGTTGA
- the zgc:92664 gene encoding chromatin complexes subunit BAP18 isoform X2 translates to MTSASTKVGEIFSAAGAAFTKLGELTMQLHPVADSSPAGGQTKSTVKRKLYEDGAPTAVSSDGPKKVVKKTIAAVAVATQGTPTIITVPAAQVVVAAGLQGSPSRQPALKKQKTADVTLSALNDSDVNSDLVDIEGLGEGSNSKKLNNFDQDNLNLDSSLIMNPGDLPLLSR, encoded by the exons ATGACCTCAGCTTCCACTAAA GTTGGGGAGATATTCTCTGCAGCTGGAGCTGCCTTCACCAAATTAGGAGAGCTCACCATGCAGCTTCACCCAGTGGCCGACTCCAGTCCTGCAGG CGGTCAGACCAAGAGCACGGTGAAGAGGAAGCTGTATGAAGACGGAGCTCCAACCGCCGTCTCCTCCGATGGGCCCAAGAAGGTCGTCAAGAAAACCATCGCTGCTGTTGCCGTGGCAACACAGGGCACTCCGACCATCATCACCGTGCCCGCGGCTCAGGTCGTCGTAGCGGCGGGACTACAGGGTTCCCCCTCCAGGCAGCCCGCCCTGAAGAAACAGAAGACTGCGG atgtgacCCTCAGTGCTCTCAACGACTCAGATGTCAACAGTGACCTGGTGGACATCGAGGGACTGGGTGAAGGATCCAACTCCAAAAAACTCAACAACTTTGATCAAG ATAACCTGAACCTGGACTCGAGCCTCATCATGAATCCCGGTGACCTTCCTCTACTCTCCCGTTGA